A window of the Podospora bellae-mahoneyi strain CBS 112042 chromosome 6, whole genome shotgun sequence genome harbors these coding sequences:
- the ARO1 gene encoding 3-dehydroquinate dehydratase (3-dehydroquinase) (EggNog:ENOG503NTWM; COG:E), protein MTSSTGSGPTRISILGKDDIIVDHGIWLDFVTHDLLQNIPSSTYVLITDTNLHDTYVPAFQEVFEKTAGQDARLLTYTIPPGEYSKGRETKAEIEDWMLSHQCTRDTVIIALGGGVIGDMIGYVAATFMRGVRFVQVPTTLLAMVDSSIGGKTAIDTPMGKNLVGAFWQPRRIYIDLAFLETLPVREFINGMAEVIKTAAIWNETEFTALEDNAPAILEAIRSKPTGTGARLAPIRDILKRIVLGSAGVKAEVVSADEREGGLRNLLNFGHSIGHAYEAILTPQVLHGECVAIGMVKEAELARFLGVLPPGAVARLTKCIASYELPTSLHDKRIVKLTAGKECPVDVLLQKMGVDKKNDGRKKKVVLLSAIGKTYEPKATVVEDRAIRIVLSPSVRVTPGVPKGLNVSVTPPGSKSISNRALVLAAMGEGTTRIKGLLHSDDTHYMLTAIAQLQGATYTWEEAGEVLVVKGRGGKLLASNEPLYLGNAGTASRFLTSVVALCSPTDTTASTVLTGNARMKVRPIGPLVDALRSNGVAVKYLEKENSLPVQVDAVSGFAGGVIELAATISSQYVSSILMAAPYARQPVVLKLVGGKPISQFYIDMTIAMMASFGVKVERDAEDPNTYHIPQGSYKNPEEYVVESDASSATYPLAVAAITGTTCTIPNIGCTSLQGDARFAVDVLRPMGCTVEQTDTSTTVTGPPVGALKAIPHVDMEPMTDAFLTASVLAAVASGTTQITGIANQRVKECNRIKAMKDELAKFGVHCSELEDGIEVTGKPYKELANPEPIYCYDDHRVAMSFSVLSVLAPHKVLILERECTAKTWPGWWDILSQKFNVHLEGEEDPTKKCTAKSSRPSTDRSIFIVGMRGAGKSTAGRWMSDILKRPLIDLDVELEKREKATIPEIIRSERGWEGFRKAELELLEDVIKNNSKGHVFSCGGGLVETEAARKLLISYQKNGGSVLLVHRDTDQVVEYLMRDKTRPAYSENIREVYYRRKPWFEEVSNFQYHSPHHNGSEEAPEDFSRFLSVISGSSTHFEDVLAKKHSFFVSLTVPNVAKALDIIPKVVVGSDAVELRVDLLQSLNPEFVATQVALLRSAAKLPIVYTVRTISQGGKFPDGDYKHALELYQIGLRTGVEYLDLEMTMPEDVLQTVTETKGFTHIIASHHDPENKLSWKNGGWIPFYNKALQYGDVIKLVGMAREVSDNFDLTNFKMKMLEAHKKPIIALNMGTAGKLSRVLNGFLTPVSHPALPSKAAPGQLSAAEIRQALSLVGELEPKSFYLFGKPISSSRSPALHNGLFAQTGLPHQYSLFETDVAADVKDIIRSADFGGASVTIPLKLDIIPLLDEVSDAATAIGAVNTVTPVSPEGSDKTILRGDNTDWMGMVFSLRQAGIAPRTKTNPGAGMVVGSGGTTRAAVYALHDLGYSPIHIVARSPDRVKAIADSFPEDYNIQTLSTPEEVKAATDALPTVVISSIPADKPIDQSMREVLVASLRHPAKPEKEPRVLLEMAYTPRHTPLMQLAEDAGWKTIPGLEVLAAQGWYQFQLWTGVTPLYADARAAVMGDSE, encoded by the exons GCTGGTCAAGATGCCCGCCTCCTCACCTACACCATCCCTCCCGGCGAGTACTCCAAGGGCCGCGAGACCAAGGCCGAGATCGAGGACTGGATGCTCTCCCACCAATGCACCCGTGACACCGTCATTATTGCACTTGGTGGCGGCGTTATTGGAGATATGATCGGATACGTGGCAGCCACCTTCATGCGTGGTGTACGTTTCGTGCAGGTCCCTACGACACTGCTCGCCATGGTCGACTCGTCCATCGGCGGCAAGACGGCCATTGACACCCCCATGGGGAAGAACTTGGTTGGTGCCTTCTGGCAACCACGCCGCATCTACATTGATCTTGCCTTCCTCGAGACTCTCCCTGTGCGTGAGTTCATCAATGGCATGGCCGAGGTCATCAAGACTGCTGCCATCTGGAACGAGACCGAGTTCACCGCCCTCGAAGACAATGCCCCTGCCATTCTCGAAGCTATTCGTTCCAAGCCCACGGGAACTGGTGCTCGCTTGGCTCCTATTCGTGACATCTTGAAGCGCATTGTTCTGGGCTCAGCCGGTGTCAAGGCCGAGGTTGTGTCGGCTGATGAAAGAGAGGGTGGGTTACGCAACCTGCTCAACTTTGGCCACTCCATTGGTCATGCCTATGAAGCTATCCTGACTCCCCAGGTGTTGCATGGCGAGTGCGTCGCCATCGGAATggtcaaggaggccgagctcgCCCGTTTCCTTGGTGTCCTTCCTCCCGGTGCTGTCGCTCGTTTGACAAAGTGCATCGCCAGCTACGAGTTGCCCACCTCTCTTCACGACAAGCGCATCGTCAAGCTGACAGCTGGAAAGGAGTGCCCTGTCGATGTTCTCTTGCAAAAGATGGGTGTCGACAAGAAGAATGACGGCCGCAAAAAGAAGGTCGTGCTCCTGTCGGCCATCGGCAAGACGTACGAGCCCAAGGCTACCGTGGTGGAGGATCGGGCTATTCGCATCGTCCTCTCTCCATCCGTCCGGGTGACTCCCGGCGTGCCAAAGGGTCTCAATGTTAGTGTCACTCCCCCAGGATCCAAGAGTATCTCCAACCGCGCTCTTGTGCTCGCGGCTATGGGCGAGGGAACAACTCGTATCAAGGGTCTGCTCCACTCCGATGACACGCACTACATGTTGACTGCCATTGCTCAGCTCCAAGGTGCCACTTACACGTGGGAAGAGGCAGGTGAGGTCCTTGTCGTCaagggcagaggaggaaagctGCTGGCCAGCAACGAGCCTTTGTATCTCGGCAATGCGGGCACCGCCTCTCGCTTCCTCACATCTGTTGTGGCCCTCTGCTCGCCCACCGACACCACCGCATCCACTGTCCTCACTGGCAATGCTAGAATGAAGGTCAGACCAATCGGCCCGCTTGTCGATGCCCTTCGGTCCAACGGTGTGGCTGTCAAGTACCTGGAGAAGGAAAACAGCTTGCCAGTTCAGGTGGACGCTGTTAGCGGTTTCGCTGGTGGTGTGATTGAGCTGGCTGCCACCATCTCGTCGCAGTATGTCTCTTCAATCCTGATGGCGGCTCCCTACGCCCGTCAGCCAGTGGTGCTCAAGCTGGTTGGAGGCAAGCCCATCTCTCAGTTCTACATCGACATGACCATTGCCATGATGGCTTCCTTTGGTGTCAAGGTTGAGCGCGATGCTGAGGACCCCAACACCTACCATATCCCCCAGGGTTCTTACAAGAACCCCGAAGAGTACGTCGTGGAAAGCGACGCTAGCTCGGCCACGTATCCcttggctgtggctgccATTACTGGCACGACCtgcaccatccccaacattGGCTGCACATCGCTCCAGGGAGATGCTCGCTTTGCCGTCGACGTCCTCCGCCCCATGGGCTGCACGGTCGAGCAGACcgacacctccaccactgtCACCGGTCCCCCTGTGGGAGCCCTCAAGGCCATTCCTCACGTAGACATGGAACCTATGACAGATGCCTTCCTGACAGCCTCTgtccttgctgctgttgcttcaGGAACCACACAGATTACTGGCATTGCCAACCAAAGAGTGAAGGAGTGCAACCGCATCAAGGCCATGAAGGACGAGCTGGCAAAGTTCGGCGTGCACTGCTCCGAGCTCGAAGATGGTATTGAGGTCACCGGCAAGCCTTACAAGGAGCTGGCGAACCCCGAGCCCATCTACTGCTATGACGACCATCGCGTTGCCATGAGCTTCAGTGTTCTCTCCGTCCTGGCTCCCCACAAGGTTCTCATCTTGGAGCGTGAGTGCACTGCCAAGACCTGGCCAGGTTGGTGGGACATTCTATCTCAAAAGTTCAACGTCCATCtcgagggcgaagaagaccCTACGAAAAAGTGCACTGCCAAGTCTTCTCGTCCCAGCACTGACCGGTCCATCTTTATCGTTGGGATGCGTGGTGCTGGCAAGTCTACTGCCGGCCGCTGGATGTCGGATATCTTGAAGAGGCCATTGATCGATCTTGACGTGGAGCTcgaaaagagagaaaaggctACGATCCCAGAAATCATTCGCAGCGAgcgaggatgggaagggttCAGAAAGGCTGAGCTGGAGCTCCTTGAAGATGTGATCAAGAACAACTCCAAGGGCCACGTCTTCTCTTGTGGCGGTGGTCTCGTTGAGACAGAGGCGGCACGCAAGCTGCTCATTTCCTACCAAAAGAATGGCGGCTCTGTTCTCCTGGTTCACCGGGACACTGACCAGGTTGTGGAGTACTTGATGAGAGATAAGACTCGCCCTGCCTACTCGGAAAACATCCGTGAAGTCTACTACCGTCGCAAGCCATGGTTCGAGGAGGTCAGCAACTTCCAGTACCACAGCCCGCATCACAATGGCTCTGAAGAGGCGCCCGAAGACTTTAGCCGCTTCTTGTCAGTCATCAGCGGCAGCTCTACTCACTTTGAGGATGTcttggccaagaagcacaGCTTTTTTGTCTCTCTGACCGTCCCTAATGTGGCAAAGGccctcgacatcatccccaagGTGGTTGTCGGGTCCGATGCTGTGGAGCTGCGTGTGGACTTGCTGCAGAGCTTGAATCCAGAGTTTGTGGCAACTCAAGTCGCGCTTCTTCGGTCTGCTGCAAAGCTTCCTATCGTCTACACAGTCCGTACAATCAGCCAAGGGGGTAAGTTCCCCGATGGTGACTACAAGCATGCGCTTGAGCTCTACCAGATCGGTCTTCGGACAGGAGTTGAGTATCTCGACTTAGAGATGACCATGCCAGAGGATGTCCTCCAGACTGTGACCGAGACAAAGGGCTTCACCCACATCATCGCGTCTCACCATGACCCCGAGAACAAGCTGTCTTGGAAGAATGGCGGGTGGATTCCTTTCTACAACAAGGCTCTGCAGTACGGAGATGTCATCAAGCTTGTGGGTATGGCCCGCGAGGTTTCTGACAACTTCGACCTGACAAACTTCAAGATGAAGATGCTGGAGGCGCAcaagaagcccatcatcgCTTTGAACATGGGTACCGCGGGCAAGCTTAGTAGGGTGCTCAACGGATTCTTGACTCCGGTCTCTCACCCAGCTCTGCCATCTAAAGCGGCACCTGGACAGCTCTCGGCAGCAGAGATCAGGCAAGCATTGTCTCTTGTTGGCGAGCTTGAGCCAAAGTCTTTCTATCTGTTTGGAAAgcccatctcatcctcgcgCTCTCCTGCGCTGCACAATGGACTGTTTGCCCAGACCGGCCTTCCTCATCAGTACTCACTGTTCGAGACAGACGTCGCTGCTGATGTCAAGGACATCATCCGGTCTGCCGACTTTGGCGGTGCCTCTGTCACCATCCCGCTCAAGCTCGACATCATTCCTTTACTGGACGAGGTATCAGACGCCGCAACCGCCATAGGAGCCGTGAACACCGtcacccccgtctccccaGAGGGCAGTGACAAGACCATTCTCCGCGGAGATAACACCGACTGGATGGGCATGGTCTTTTCTCTCCGGCAAGCCGGTATCGCCCCTCGCACCAAGACCAACCCGGGCGCCGGCATGGTGGTCGGATCAGGCGGCACTACTCGCGCCGCCGTCTACGCCCTCCACGACCTTGGATACTCGCCCATCCACATTGTCGCCCGCAGCCCGGATCGCGTCAAGGCGATTGCCGACTCCTTCCCTGAGGACTACAACATCCAGACCTTGTCCACGCCTGAGGAGGTCAAAGCGGCGACGGATGCCCTCCCGACGGTAGTTATTAGTAGCATCCCCGCCGATAAGCCCATTGACCAGAGCATGCGCGAGGTGCTGGTTGCTTCGCTGAGGCACCCTGCCAAGCCGGAGAAGGAGCCGCGGGTGCTGCTGGAAATGGCTTACACGCCTCGCCACACGCCACTGATGCAGCTGGCGGAGGATGCGGGGTGGAAGACGATTCCCGGGCTGGAGGTGCTGGCTGCTCAGGGTTGGTATCAA TTCCAACTCTGGACAGGAGTCACCCCCTTGTACGCCGATGCTAGGGCTGCTGTGATGGGGGACTCGGAGTGA